Proteins from one Impatiens glandulifera chromosome 2, dImpGla2.1, whole genome shotgun sequence genomic window:
- the LOC124927863 gene encoding uncharacterized protein ycf36, which yields MMAASSSIIFSTKPTSLPISLSLPSRAFSTFLVPSANPNPISHRRRLIPLSSSRNGSSQQPDTECPVPLDQQPINEYQALSTSFPFSWASGDVVEYGSRLFVTGASFALLIGLPVSWFGSTGPAREPLVPILTALSSGFLVVTLAVVRMYLGWAYVGNRLLSATVEYEETGWYDGQIWVKTAQVLARDRLLGSFSVKPVLNRLKDTLIGLAVGLFTCFLLLMNLEGSSKITYISSPEAGGRSVPGVYNDESARSFEPDAFCGEPSLE from the exons ATGATGGCTGCTTCATCGTCAATAATCTTCTCAACAAAACCAACTTCACTGCCGATTTCTCTCAGCCTTCCCTCTCGCGCCTTCTCTACGTTCCTTGTTCCCTCCGCGAACCCTAACCCTATTTCCCATCGCCGCCGATTGATCCCCTTATCTTCTTCCAGAAATGGAAGCAGTCAGCAACCTGATACCGAATGCCCCGTTCCTCTCGATCAGCAGCCGATTAACGAATACCAGGCCTTGTCAACTTCTTTCCCTTTTTCCTGGGCCTCCGGCGACGTCGTCGAGTATGGTTCTAGGCTATTTGTTACAGGCGCCTCATTTGCTCTACTCATCGGTCTTCCAGTTTCCTGGTTCGGTTCGACCGGACCGGCAAGAGAACCACTGGTGCCGATCTTGACAGCGCTTTCCAGTGGGTTTTTGGTTGTCACGCTTGCTGTTGTGAGGATGTATCTAGGTTGGGCTTACGTAGGCAATCGATTACTTAGTGCAACTGTTGAGT ATGAAGAGACCGGCTGGTACGATGGCCAG ATATGGGTGAAGACAGCTCAAGTATTGGCACGTGATAGGCTTCTTGGTTCATTCTCT GTGAAACCTGTGCTGAACAGATTGAAAGATACACTTATAGGACTTGCAGTAGGGTTGTTTACATGCTTTCTCCTCCTAATGAACCTGGAAGGAAGTAGCAAGATCACCTACATATCATCGCCCGAAGCTGGTGGGAGGTCTGTTCCTGGGGTTTATAACGATGAATCTGCAAGATCATTCGAACCTGATGCATTTTGTGGTGAACCCAGTCTGGAATAA